The Ascaphus truei isolate aAscTru1 chromosome 18, aAscTru1.hap1, whole genome shotgun sequence genome window below encodes:
- the LOC142468784 gene encoding gonadotropin-releasing hormone II receptor-like, giving the protein MAAQLPSLNQTHRFLAPPDTNVSAQGFPGPWTEPTFTVAAKVRVGITCCFFLVASCSNTAVLCSISGKRCKSHLRVLILSLSAADLLVTFLVMPLDALWNVTVQWYAGELPCKVLNFGKLFAMYSASLVLVVISLDRHWAILYPFSFTSAGQRNRVMLWTAWIGSLLLATPQLFLFRLRTVPAANFTQCATHGSFTERWQETVYNMFTFCTLFVTPLGVMIVCYTRILWEISKQMNHKNELARSKNDLISKARLKTMKMTLAIVVSFVVCWTPYYLLGLWYWFQPQIIHQTPEYIHHSLFLFGLLHTCTDPLVYGLYTPSFKEDMRLCFRRARGLLSRRAKSSKHLSGSEVNIKDLSSMDGPTSSGVTMQSIF; this is encoded by the exons ATGGCTGCGCAGCTCCCTTCTCTGAACCAAACCCACCGGTTTCTGGCTCCACCAGACACCAACGTCTCGGCACAGGGTTTCCCGGGCCCCTGGACTGAGCCCACATTCACAGTGGCTGCCAAGGTCCGCGTGGGCATCACCTGCTGCTTCTTTCTGGTGGCATCGTGCAGTAACACCGCCGTGCTCTGCAGCATCAGCGGGAAGCGATGCAAGTCCCACCTGCGCGTCCTCATCCTCAGCTTGTCCGCGGCCGACCTGCTGGTCACCTTCCTGGTGATGCCACTGGACGCCCTGTGGAACGTGACGGTCCAGTGGTATGCGGGGGAGCTGCCTTGCAAAGTCCTCAACTTCGGCAAGCTGTTTGCCATGTACTCCGCCTCCCTGGTGCTGGTGGTGATCAGCCTGGACCGGCACTGGGCCATTCTGTATCCCTTCAGCTTCACCAGCGCTGGACAGCGCAACCGTGTCATGCTGTGGACCGCCTGGATAGGCAGCCTTCTCCTGGCGACACCACAG CTTTTCCTCTTCCGTCTGCGCACGGTTCCCGCCGCCAACTTCACGCAGTGCGCCACGCACGGGAGCTTTACAGAGCGCTGGCAGGAGACGGTGTACAACATGTTCACCTTCTGCACGCTGTTCGTCACGCCGCTGGGCGTTATGATCGTGTGCTACACCCGCATCCTGTGGGAAATCAGCAAGCAGATGAACCACAAGAACG AACTTGCGAGAAGTAAGAATGACCTCATCTCCAAAGCCAGGCTGAAAACAATGAAGATGACGCTGGCAATTGTGGTTTCCTTTGTGGTCTGCTGGACTCCTTATTACCTGCTGGGGCTATGGTACTGGTTCCAGCCACAGATCATCCACCAGACACCCGAGTACATCCACCACAGCCTGTTCCTCTTTGGCCTACTGCACACCTGCACTGACCCTCTTGTCTATGGACTCTACACCCCGTCCTTCAAGGAGGACATGAGGTTGTGTTTCAGGCGGGCGAGGGGTCTGCTGTCCAGGCGGGCGAAGAGCAGCAAGCACCTCTCAGGCTCCGAGGTGAACATTAAAGACTTGTCCTCCATGGATGGACCAACGTCTAGTGGGGTTACTATGCAGTCTATCTTCTGA